One segment of Rhipicephalus sanguineus isolate Rsan-2018 chromosome 6, BIME_Rsan_1.4, whole genome shotgun sequence DNA contains the following:
- the LOC119397719 gene encoding uncharacterized protein LOC119397719: MGFHFYCPDCLCLLGECDGDPKKRKDVKATCTQCEKLYTGDILTAQGSFFVTLPMGQQLSSILSSKEISRSLKNSLDALSDRSEAASMTDVTDGSLYRHQRKDACLGPMDITLTINSDGSPVFNSSKFSIWPVQTIINELPPGLRSKNVTVATLWYGQSHPDMTLVLEAFAKQMDSLADSGIEWTCDGETFHSKVYCFTAVADAPARALMQNTVQYNGYFGCGWCLHPGKCIEGTVKYPVSAEAPPDRTKEGMTEDMDEANGTGVNVRGVKGPSPLINLVGFDIVWGFTPDYMHGVLLGVTRQFMELWLCGVGTPYYIGSPKFH; the protein is encoded by the exons ATGGGCTTTCATTTCTATTGCCCCGATTGCCTGTGCCTTCTTGGCGAATGTGACGGGGACcccaagaaaagaaaagatgtgAAGGCAACATGTACACAATGCGAAAAACTGTACACTGGAGACATCCTTACGGCGCAAGGAAGTTTTTTTGTGACTCTTCCCATGGGGCAGCAGCTTTCTTCGATTCTATCATCTAAAGAGATTTCCAGGTCATTGAAGAACTCCTTAGATGCACTTTCGGATCGTTCAGAGGCCGCCTCTATGACAGACGTTACCGACGGAAGTTTGTATCGGCACCAACGCAAGGATGCCTGTCTTGGCCCAATGGACATAACCTTGACGATAAACTCGGATGGGAGTCCTGTGTTCAACTCTTCTAAGTTCTCGATATGGCCCGTCCAGACTATAATTAATGAGTTGCCGCCAGGATTGCGGTCGAAAAATGTCACGGTTGCAACGCTGTGGTACGGACAGAGTCATCCTGATATGACATTGGTGTTAGAGGCATTTGCCAAGCAAATGGACTCGCTCGCCGATAGTGGGATTGAGTGGACATGTGATGGAGAGACCTTTCACTCAAAA GTCTATTGTTTCACTGCTGTGGCTGACGCTCCAGCCAGGGCTCTGATGCAGAACACAGTCCAGTATAATGGATACTTTGGGTGTGGCTGGTGTTTGCACCCTGGCAAGTGCATCGAAG GAACAGTGAAGTACCCCGTAAGCGCTGAAGCTCCACCCGACAGGACTAAAGAAGGGATGACTGAAGACATGGATGAAGCGAACGGAACTGGAGTGAATGTTCGGGGAGTGAAGGGGCCGTCCCCATTAATTAATTTGGTCGGGTTTGACATTGTGTGGGGCTTCACACCCGATTACATGCATGGTGTTTTGCTCGGCGTGACACGCCAGTTCATGGAGTTGTGGTTGTGTGGTGTTGGTACTCCATATTACATAGGATCACCAAAATTTCATTAG